The Pogona vitticeps strain Pit_001003342236 chromosome 6, PviZW2.1, whole genome shotgun sequence genome contains a region encoding:
- the LOC110071350 gene encoding olfactory receptor 14A16-like produces MNNLSSMSTFLLLEFSEVQELRIIFFLVFLTLYLMAVTGNLLIIIPVALDYHLHTPMYFFLLNLAILDLGIISVMVPKSIAMSLMKDRSISYPGCVAQVFFYFFFASSDLTVLTIMAHDRHVAICNPLHYDRIMHKGACLQMVATGWTASLFNAVLHTSGTFAITFCSNNVKQFFCEIPQLLKLSCSDIYLVEVGLLVLSCTLTVGCFIFIIITYVQIFATVVRIPSTKAQKKALSTCLPHLTVVSVFVFSGVFAYARPPSDTSTSLDIAFAVIYAIVPPTLNPFIYSIRNKEIKIALWKLLNSDC; encoded by the coding sequence ATGAACAATCTTTCTTCCATGTCCACTTTTCTACTACTGGAATTCTCAGAAGTCCAAGAACTACGGATTATCTTCTTCTTAGTGTTCCTAACATTGTATCTGATGGCAGTAACAGGAAATCTTCTCATCATCATTCCTGTTGCCCTTGACTACCACCTTCATACCCCCATGTACTTCTTCTTACTCAATCTGGCCATACTGGACCTTGGCATAATTTCAGTCATGGTACCAAAATCTATAGCTATGTCACTCATGAAGGACAGGTCTATTTCTTATCCTGGATGTGTTGCTcaagttttcttttatttcttctttgcaTCGTCAGATCTCACTGTCCTCACTATAATGGCACACGATCGACATGTTGCAATCTGCAACCCACTCCATTATGATAGAATTATGCATAAGGGAGCCTGCCTTCAGATGGTGGCCACTGGATGGACTGCAAGCCTTTTCAATGCTGTGTTACACACAAGCGGCACCTTTGCAATCACCTTCTGTTCTAATAATGTCAAACAGTTCTTCTGTGAAATCCCCCAGCTattaaaactttcctgctctgATATATACCTGGTGGAAGTCGGGCTTCTTGTTCTAAGTTGTACTCTAACCGTAGGTTGCTTTATCTTCATCATCATAACATATGTGCAGATCTTTGCTACTGTAGTCAGGATCCCTTCCACTAAAGCTCAGAAAAAAGCCCTCTCCACTTGCCTTCCCCATCTCACTGTAGTGTCTGTGTTTGTATTCAGTGGAGTCTTTGCATATGCAAGGCCACCGAGTGATACGTCCACTTCTCTGGATATAGCATTTGCTGTGATATATGCCATTGTTCCTCCCACGCTGAACCCATTTATCTACAGTATAAGAAACAAAGAGATAAAAATAGCTTTGTGGAAACTCTTGAATTCAGATTGTTGA